The following DNA comes from Bryobacteraceae bacterium.
CGCCGAAGCCGCATCGCTCACGAAGATCGACCCGCCCGGGAAGCCCGCCACCCAAACGTCCTGGCCGGGCTTGACGAACTCGCGCGCGGAAAGCACCACCGGCGATACCGGCAGTGGGCGCGCCAGCTCGAGCACGGCGAGATCCTTGGCCGGTTCATTCCAGAGCACCTTGGCCGGAATGTATTTTTGGCCGGCGATCGTCACAGTCGGCTGGATCGCCATGTACTGAGCGTTCTTGCAGCAGACATGATTGTTGGTGACGACGTGGCGGTCCGTGACGGGAAAGCCGCTTCCGCTCGCGCGGCTCCGGCCGGCTCGCAGCTCGATGTAGGCTGTGTGGCGGAGCATCTCGTCGACATCGGCCTGCGGCCATGCCGGCGCGGTCAGCATGGCGAGCGCGAAGAATCGGGCGAGGCTCATCGCCTGGCTCCGTCCGCGGCGCCCGTGCTGTCGGCCGCCGCCGCCGGCGGAACAGGCGCGGCGTAGACGTAGCGCCAATACCCGGCGCCGAGAAGCGCAGCCAGCAGGAAAGCGGCCACGGCGGCCACGGCCCACCGGCGTTTCGGCGCGGCCGGCGGGACTACGCCGGCGGTTTCCGGAGCGGGCTCGGCCGGGGGCTCGGGCTCCCGCGACTCGACGCTGCCGTATGCCGAAAGCGCGAGGATCGTTACGTTGTCCTGATTCTCGCGGCCACGAGCGAGCGCTTCGCCCACGAGCCGCTCGCATTGCTCTTGCGGCGGCCCGGTCATGTACGACAGCATTTCGTCGGCGGTGAGCGTCCGATAGAGTCCGTCGGTGGCGAGGTATACCGTGTCGCCGGCGTCCAGCCGCAGCGGTCCGTTCAGGTCCACATGCGGGATCGATTCGGCGCCGACGTGCGAGATGAGCGCTTCCCGCTGCGGGTCCGACAGAGCTTCGGCAGCCGAGAGCTGGCCCGCGGCGACGCGTGCGTCGAGAATGGTCGCGTAGTTGTGGACGGCGTTGAGCTGCGAAAGCTGGCCGCCGCGCAGGAGCAGCAGCGCGCTGTCGCCGACCGAGACCCAGTGGAGTTCGTCGGCGTGGAGCACCGCGGCCACGATCGTGGTTCCCATCTCCCCGCCCGCGCCGGATTCCAAGGCCAAGGCGTAGACAGCGGCGTTGGCTTCATGCACGGACCGGTAGAGCGCATCGCGAATCGGCTCGTCGGTATTCTTCCGCCGATAGGCATTCAGGAACGCGGCGGCCGCCGTTCGCGAGGCTTCGCCGCCGTGCTGCATACCGCCCATGCCGTCGGCGAGCACGGCCGCCACGCCGCCATGCGACACGAACGCCTCATCGCCGGTGTTCGAGAAACAGAAGGCGTCCTGCTGCTGGGATCGGCGGCCGATGTGCTGCGCGTTTCCGAAAGCGTAGGTCAAAGGCTCAATCCCACTGAAATTCCTCGCCGACGAGCGCCACCAGCATCAACTGGGTCTTGCCGAGCCGGACGACGTCGCGATGCTTCATCACTCCCGGCGAGTGGACCACCTGGCCGTTCAGATAAACCAAACCGGAGGCTTCGCCCGGGATCAGCCAAAACTGTTTCTCCTCCGGCTCAAAGGCGACCGCGGCATGGCGGACGCGAGAGACGGTGGGATCGGAACCGACCGAGACATCCATCGACGGGTCTCGCCCGATGAAGTTCTTCTCCGTGCGGAGGCGATAGTCGCGCCCGCGGTCCGGTCCCTCGATGCAGACGAGCCAGCCGACGACGGGCTGAATGCCGAGTTGTTCCTCCACCAGCCGCACGGTCTTGCCGGCCAATGGCGCCGCCGGCGCGCCGCCGGCAGCCGGTGGACCCTCCGCGGGCGGCCGGATCGCCACTGTCCTTCCCGGAGGAGGCATATCGATCGGCGTCGCGCAGTAGGGGCACGCGCTGTTCTTCTGCTCATCGAAGAAATGTCCGGACGCGCATTGAATCATCGATCTTATTTCCTTTCTTGTGCCGCGGGGGCGCGGTTGTTGTCGCGATTGAACTGTTCCCGGAACTCCGGCGCGGGCTCGAAGGAGAGCTTCATGTTTCCATCGAGTTTAGCCGTTCCCACCATGACGGCCGTCTTCTCCGCCGCGATTGAGGTGGATGGCAGACGGTAGAATCCGCCCTCGTGATTCAGCGCCGCCGGCCCGATCTGCGCCGGTTGCGGGTTTCCGTTCGCCGCCAGGAACTTGTAGTAGACCTCCACCTCGCCGCCCGTCGGGAAGTCACGCACCATCCAGGATTCGAAGCACGGGCCACGGCCGCAGTTGGTGTAGATATCACCTTTGAAGTAGATGCCCTGGGCCTTGGTGGCGTCCACGGCGGGCTGCCCCTTGGCGCGGTTCTGGCCGCGCCAACGCAGATAGATGTCGACGTTGTGGTTCCGCGAGAGCCATTGCATGGTCACCACCATCGGCCGGCGCAACCGCAGGTCGCGGTTTTCGTCCTGGAGCTTCTTGGCCTCGCGCTTGGATT
Coding sequences within:
- a CDS encoding protein phosphatase 2C domain-containing protein, which encodes MTYAFGNAQHIGRRSQQQDAFCFSNTGDEAFVSHGGVAAVLADGMGGMQHGGEASRTAAAAFLNAYRRKNTDEPIRDALYRSVHEANAAVYALALESGAGGEMGTTIVAAVLHADELHWVSVGDSALLLLRGGQLSQLNAVHNYATILDARVAAGQLSAAEALSDPQREALISHVGAESIPHVDLNGPLRLDAGDTVYLATDGLYRTLTADEMLSYMTGPPQEQCERLVGEALARGRENQDNVTILALSAYGSVESREPEPPAEPAPETAGVVPPAAPKRRWAVAAVAAFLLAALLGAGYWRYVYAAPVPPAAAADSTGAADGARR
- a CDS encoding FHA domain-containing protein, with product MIQCASGHFFDEQKNSACPYCATPIDMPPPGRTVAIRPPAEGPPAAGGAPAAPLAGKTVRLVEEQLGIQPVVGWLVCIEGPDRGRDYRLRTEKNFIGRDPSMDVSVGSDPTVSRVRHAAVAFEPEEKQFWLIPGEASGLVYLNGQVVHSPGVMKHRDVVRLGKTQLMLVALVGEEFQWD